The genome window CCCCTCCGGCATCGGGCCGCTTCTGATTTGGCAGCAGCCGCATCCGATTTATTATGCGGAACTGGTGTACCGCCAGAAACCGAATGCGGACACACTGAACAAATTCAAAGAGATTGTCTTCGAAACGGCCCGCTTTATGGCGGACTTTGCCCACTGGGACGAAAAGCAAAAGCGGTATGTCCTCGGGCCGCCCGTTATTCCGGCACAGGAAAACTACAAATACGCCGACACGTGGAATCCGACCTTTGAATTGTGCTATTGGTACTGGGGACTGAACACCGCTCAGCAGTGGCGGCAGCGGCTCGGCCTGCCGCGCGAGGAAAAATGGGACCATGTGATGAACCATCTGTCCGTCCTGCCGGTTCGCGACGGAATCTACACCGCCGTTGAACCGCAGCCTTATACGAATCTGACCGATCATCCGTCAATGCTGGCGGCGCTGGGGGTGCTGCCGAAAACCCCGCTGGTTCAGGAAGACCTCATGCGGCGAACGGCTCAATGGGTCTATGCCGAGTGGCACTGGCCGGATACCTGGGGCTGGGATTATCCGATGCTGGCGATGACCGCCGCCCGCGTAGGGCTGCCTGAACTGGCCGTGGACGCCTTCTTTATCGAATCCAAAAAGAATCTCTACTGGCCCAACGGGCACAATTATCAGCGGGAAAACCTGCCGCTGTATCTGCCGGGCAACGGCGGCCTGCTGACTGCGACGGCGATGATGGCCGCCGGCTGGGACGAAGGCCCCAAACACCATGCACCGGGGTTCCCGAACAACGGCCTCTGGGTCGTTCGCTGGGAAAATCTGCTGCCGATGCCGTAGCGGCTCCCTCATCGAGCGGGCAAAACATCAAAAAGCAAAAGAAAATTGAGGTAGCCCCTGAACTCAATTACTCAACTCGGAACCAGTCCACATCCAGATAACCGCCTGCACGGGAGCCGGCCTGCGAGACACAATACAAACCGACTTTGGCTCCCACCCATCGGCCCGGCTTGGCGGGAAACGGACGGCCTGCCGGAACGAACTCTTTCCCGTCCAGACTATAGCTGAACTGACAGAGAGCGTTTGGCGAGGACACCTGAACCCGCAGGATGAGCGTATCCGTCTGTATCGGGATTTCCGCAGCCAGTCCCTCCCGGCTGCCGGTCTCGGCCTGCATACAGACAATCAGCCGCAGAATTTTCGTCCCTTCTTTGACCGCCAGCTCGAGAGCCGAATAGTCATCTCCGAACACCACCAGCCCTCCGCGGATGTTCTGCTGTTCCGGCACAAGCCGTACCTTTGCGGTGGCGGTAAAATCTGGCGCAGGAAACTTCTGCAAAAGCAGGTTCGGCACCTGCCAGAAATTTGCTTCCGGCGCCGGCAGCGGAACAGCAAACAAACGCAGATAATCTGTTCCCCGAACTTTCGCAAACCAGGCAGGATTCGGATTTGCCTGCCACTGCCATTGAAGGCCGAGCGTATCACCGTCAAACTCATCGCTGTCAGCCGGCGTCATTTTGGGAAAAACGCCTCCGACATCCGGCTTTTTCCAGGTCAGCACCGGTTCGCCTGTTCCATCTCCATCCGAGTCTGTACCCATCACCGGCCACCCTTCTTTCCACACAACCGGCTGAAGATGAATAATCCGACCATAGGGGCCGGCATCCTGAAAATGAAGAAACCAGGATTGACCGGACGGGGTATCGACCCAGCCGCCCTGATGCGGGCCGTTGACCGGCGTAGAGCCCTGATGAAGAACGATGCGGTCCTCATACGGACCGTAAATGTCTTTGGAGCGGAGCACCACCTGCCAGCCGCCGGTTACTCCACCGCCGGGCGCAAAGATATAATAACAGCCGTCGCGCTTATAGAACTTTGGACCTTCGATTGTGGGATGCTTTTCATGGCCGTCAAAGATATGACGGGCATCCTGACTGACCCGGGTCGCCTGCCAATCCATCTCCCGCAACGTCAGCAGACTCTTCACACCCGCTCGGCTGCCCGCCCAGGCATGCACCAGCCACGCCTTGCCGTTATCGTCCCACAGCGGACAGGGGTCAATCAGTCCTTTTCCGGGAAGAATCAAAAGCGGCTCCTCCCAGGGCCCCTCCGGCCGAACGGAGCGGACCCGATAAATCCCGCTGTCCGGGTCGCCCCAGAAGATAAAAAACATCCCATCCTGAAATCGGATGCTCGGTGCCCAGATTCCTTTGCCGTGCTGAGGAACATTAAAATCCGGATTTGGATATCGCGAAACCGCATGCCCAATGAGGGTCCAATTGACCAAATCCTTCGAATGCAGAATCGGAAGCCCCGGAAAGCTGGTGAAGCTGGAGGCGGTCATATAATAATCATTGCCCACCCGGATGACATCAGGGTCGGAATAATCGGCATGCAAAACAGGATTTTTGTAACTCCCGTCCCCCTGATCCGCCGCCCATACCTTCGACACAAAAACCGCCTGGGAAGTTGAGGATTCATTCAGACCGCCGCCTGCGGCAAAGGCACACATCCATCCCGTCCACCAGAAGAAAACAACTATTCCCGACACTTTTCTCTGTCTTGTATTCATAACCATAACTATACACCATCCTCCTTTGATTTTCCAGACTTTCTAATCGAATTGAAATGATTCCCGCTCCGCTTCCGGAAGGAGCAAAAACACTGGAAAACCAAAACGGCTTCCGCTACAATCGATGTGCAAAAAGCCGGCTGTACCGATTAAGGAACATACATTGATGGAATTGTTCGGTTTTCATCCTATTGACTTGCTTATTATCCTCCTCTATTTGTCTGCCATCACTTATATCGGGCAGAAAGCCTACGGAAAAATCCGTTCTGAGGAAGATTTTTTTCTGGCCGGGCGTTCCTTTAATAAACTCCTCCAGTATTTCCTCAATATGGGCACACTCAGCGACGCCAACAGCGCTATTCGAACGGCCAGTTTTGCCTTCGAAAAGGGATTGGGGGGCGTATGGCTGATGCTGATTGGTGTCTTCACGGGTCCCTACTACTGGTTCATGGCCGGATGGTTCCGGCGCGTTCGTCTGGTCACGATGGCTGAGCTGTTCGAGGAGCGATTCAAAAGCAAAATCCTGCCGACGATTTACGCGCTCGTGGGCATCTGGCTGAGCATCCTGATTCTGGGAATCGGCTATAAGGCCTCTCTGCGAACGTTTCAGGCCATGACCATCAAACCCCCGGAAAAATACACACCGGCGGAGGCAGAAAGCGTTCAGCTGTATGAGCGGTACCGTCAGCTTTCAAAGATTCAGAAAACCACACCCCTGAATCCTCAGGAGACCGCCGAATACGAACGGCTGGACGCCCTGTATAAAAAAGGACAAATCAGTGCTTTTGTTTCCTATACAAAGCCTTTTTGGTTTTACCTGATTTATACGGTGTTCATCGGCTTCTATGTCACCATGGGCGGGTTCAGAGCAGCCGCCGTGACCGATATTCTGCAGGGCTTTCTCATCCTCCTGTTTTCCATCCTTCTGATTCCGCTGGCGCTGGTTGCCTTGGGCGGCTGGACCGAATTTACCCGGCGAATCCCGGACCACATGCTGTTTGTTTTCGGTTCCGCCGGCGATGAATTCGCCTGGAACTCGATTGCCGCCCTGGTTCTGGTCACCATCATCGGCATCACGGGCCATCAGGGCAATATGGCCCTCAACGGCTCTGCACGCGATGAGCTGACTGCCCGAATCGCCAATATCGGCGGCGCTTACACCAAACGCATCCTCACCATCATTTGGGCCCTTTGCGGTTTATTTGCCTACGCCCTCTGTTCAGACCTTGTCGCAGACCCCGATACGGCCTGGGGAATCCTCAGCCGGCATCTGCTCGGTCCCGGACTGCGCGGGCTGATGGTCGCCGGCATCCTCGCCGCCAATATGTCCACGCTGGATGCCGTCTGCGTCTATCTGTCCGCTCTCTTCGTCCGGCATATTTACAAGCCCTTCGTCCCCAACAAAAGCCCTCGCCACTACATCAATGTTTCCCGTCTGTCCATTATCGGTTTTCTGCTTTTGGGGATATATGTCTCCGTAACGACCTTCAGCATTATCCATCTGGTTAAGGCCCTGCCTTCCCTGAACATTATCTTCGGAGCGCCGGTTTTGCTGCTTTTGTTCTGGAAACGGCTGACGCGAATTGCCGTCTATGTTGAGGTAATCGCCTGCTCCATCATTCTGGCTGTTCTTCCGCATCTGCTTCCGTGCTTCGAGGCCGTCCGGCATTCGCCCTGGCTGTCGCAGCAGACGCGAGAACAGACGGTCGTCCGCTCCGTGCATGCCAGTGAAAGCGATGTCCAAAACGGGCTGGCAGAGGAAGTCGGCCAACTCATCCGCAAACCGGTGCGAATCCCGCCGGTCAGCATTTACTACGACAACATCGCCCGAATGAATCCGGAAGTTCCCGACTCCCCCTATGAAGGCATCGGCCGTCTGCATACCGAATTGATTATTGCCTATTTTCTCGGCATCGACCTGCCTTCTCTGACCCCTTCCGCCCTCCTTACGCTCCGTTATCTGATTGCGGCCGTTCTGCCCTTCGTCTTTCTGATCCCCATCAGTCTGCTCACGAAGGACAAAGGGTTTCATGCAGACATTGAACGCTTTTACGCCCGGCTGAAAACACCGGTCTATCCCGATCCGCAGAAAGATGAAGAAGAAGTTCAGAAAAGTTATGCCGACCCGCACCGGTTCGACCATCTGAAGCTGTTCCCCCGCTCCAGCTGGGAATTCTGTAAATGGACTCGGACCGATACGCTCGGCTTTTTGTGCAGCACAGCTGTCACGCTCGGAATCATCCTCTTTTTCTGGGGATTAATCCGGCTGATTGCCGGATAACAGGTTACGGACAGGCCGCCGGAACAACATCCGGCCCTGTTATCATCAGATAATCAATATTGGCCAGCCCGTTGCTGGTAGTCGGTTCCAGGCGAATCAAATGCGTTCCCGCATCCAAAACAACGCTGCCGGTCACTTCACTCCAGGTTGTCCATCCGCCGGTGGGATTAAACGCAATACTGGAAAGAACCGCTGCACCGTTCACCAATAAATCAGCCGGCCGATTGGCCGTTGTGCCGTTGGCAAACCGCCAGGTCAGCTGATACGTGCCCGGGCGGCCGATTTGAACACTCCAGTTGATTCCCATGCCCACGGCATTGGTCCCGTTGGCAAAACCGTACCCGGTGAACCCGGCATTGTTATTGTCAACCGTCCCCTCAACCAGACAGAAACCCGCCGTCCATTCCTGAACAATCACACTCACATCATTGGAATCCGCCGGCCGTGCAGAAACTTCATAACTGCGCTGAGATTCATTAAAGGATTCATCTACAGCAGTAACAACATAATGATAGAATGTGCTGTTGGAAACCGACGTATCAATAAAGTTTGACGCATCAATCAGGGCATCGTTCAGTCGGGTATAATTTCCCCCCGAAATCGTTGTCCGATAGACATTGTAGCCCGCCAAGTCGGCCTCCGTATTATCATTCCAATCCAAGAAAACCTGCCCATTGGAAGCTGATGCCCACTGTCCGGCAGGGGCCGACGGCGGAACCAAATCCACCGAACCTCTGTACAGAACGCTGTTGGAAATCAGCTGCTTGCCGAAGCCCGGCCCGGCCCAGCGTACTTCCAGCCGCTGATTGCCGTCTTTTTCAAAATAAGAAACCCGAATGGAATGCATCCCAGCCAGCAGGGCCGTACTGCCTTCCGCCTCCTGCGTTCCGTGAACGCCGTCATTGCTGACGACAATTCCGCCGTCTATGTAAAGCTTGCTGCCGTCGTCCGAGTTCAGATAAAACGTGTACAGCCCGTCCGCCGGAATCTCAATAAATCCCTCAAAAACATACGCAAAATAATCGGCGGCCGCTGCTTGCGTAATGTCAAAGTTCGCCGTCGTTCCCTGCTGCGTCGGTGTCAGGAGGGCAAAATCCGGCAAATACTCAAATGTTCCGGAATAATACCTATAGTTCAATCCCTGCGTCAGATTGGAAGGATACTTCGGCGGCAGCGCATGTCCGCCGTACTCCGAAACCAAAAGCAGCACCGTATCCGTCCAAACACAGCTGTCATTCACGGTAAAGGAAAAACGAGCCGGGCCTACGTATCCCGCATTCGGCGTAAAGCGGGCGGTATAACCGTCCGCCAGCAGCTGAACCGTTCCGTTCACCGCATCAAACACCGTATAGGCCGCCCCGGCATCGAATCCGGATGCAAACAGACGCAGGTTGATATCCCGAGGTCTGTCTTTCTGCACGTTCGCATGCGGAACCGCCAGAAAGTTCAGATAATCCTCCAGATTGGTATAACCGTTTCCGTCGGCATCCCCGTTATGGTCCGCCCCGTAAGGATTCAGTCCCGACACGGACTGCTCCCAATAATCCGGCATTCCATCCTGGTCTGTATCGGTCGGACAGATTCCTCCGTCGAGAATTCCGACCCCGTACATCGGCGAGGCATTTTCGTCTGAAATCAGCTGTCCGCTGGTTCCCAGCGACTTGAGTTCCTTAATGAGACGGCTGTCAATTCGGTCGCGTATCGGATAAACAGCCCCGGCCTGCGAAGCGGCAACCCGATAAGCCGTCGGTGCACCGAGCATTGTTTTGACACCCGGATAGTTATACGGGACCGTCTGCCAGTCTATGGTCCCGTAGGCCGCCTGGTCCAGAATGGCTCCGTCAAGCACCCCGTTTTTGTTGGAATCATGCCAGTTGTTCAGCGCGTAAATGTGAAAATTCAGATTGCCCCTTGTAAAGGCCGCCGCCCCCGTATTCGGACCGCTGATAAAATAATTGCGGATGACATTCGCATAGGAATCCGCTTCCGAATCGCCCAAGATATACGCGGCATCGTTCCAGTTGTAAACCACATTATTGATAAACTCGTTGACTCCTTTGACCTTCGGATTTCGCGTGTCGTTATCAATGTAAAGGTTGCGGAACAGACTAACCCCGTTGAAATCCTGAATCAGGCCGCCGCAGGAATGGGTTTCTAATCCCTGAGCAATAATGCAGTTTTGAATGGTGATAAAACCCGGGTCCTCGCCTGTACCGCCGCTGATGGAAAAGGTCTCATCCCGCCCCCAAGAAATCGAACAATGGTCAAAAATCATATCCGTTCCGTCGGCAATCGTCACCGCATCTTTGCCGCTGGTGCCGACCTTGCCCATTCGGTATCGCATATGCCGGGTAATCGAGCGGTTGGCATCCGTATAAGACAAGCCGTTGCCGTAAATGACAACCCCTTCGCCCGGCGCTGTCTGGCCGGCAATCGTAATATCTTTGCTGACGACAATTCGTTCGCCGATCCGTATCACACCGCCGACATCAAAAACCACGGTGCGGTTCGGAGCACTGACGGCATCACGGAAAGAGCCCGGCCCGCTGTCGTTCAGATTGGTCACATGATAAACACTGCCGCCCCGTCCGCCGGAGGCCCATTTGCCGAATCCTTCCGCCCCGGGAAAGGCCGGACGCTTGGTCTTGAAGTTCCAGACCGTTCCTTTCTCAATTCCGCTGCATCGGACTGTATCCACCCGCCAGTAATAGGTCTTGTTCGGAATTAACTGGCCGGGAGCAAAGAAAGAACCGCTAACAGCTCCCAGATAGAGCACTTCCGGTTCACTCAGCCAGCTGCGGCTAACCTGAGCTGCATCCGCCAAATCCACCCCGCCGCTGTAATCCAGGTCCGGACAGGGCGAAGACGGGCTGTCCAGCCACTGGGCGGCCACGTAAACCAGGTCCAGAATATCCACAGCGCCGCTGCCGTCCACATCACCGGTCGGCTTTTGCGCCGCCGCAACCGCCGCCGCACTCGTTCCCAGATATATCTCGCTGCGCACGGCATCCGCATCCGGCGTCCATTGAAGAGTCAGCACATCCGGGTCCACCGACTCGCCGACTGCCGGCTGCGGATTGGAAGGCGCACCCGAAATCATCCCTGCGAAAACCAAAAGACCAATCCAAACAATCCCCCATCGCTTCATAAGACAAACCCTTCTCTTCAGAGATAATCCTTCAAAGAAAAAACGGCCGGAAAGACAGACGTTTCTTTCCGGCCGCTGCCTTACTTCACAAAACACTCCCGCCTTTGAACCTTTTTATCGGCAGGGTGCTTCCATACTCGCATTGCATTCCAGCCAGCGGGAGACAAACTCCGCCAGGTCAGTCATATCCACAAAGCAGTCGTTGTTGATATCCGCCGGAATCCGCACATAGGTCGGTTTGGCCTGAGCCGCATTGCACGGCGAGGTACCAACATAAATCTGGGTGCTTGCCGAACCGATGACACTGCCATCATCCGCCGACAGTCTGAACACATACGTTCCCGTCTGCGGCAGAACCAGCGTAATGTCTTCGACATTGTTGGGAACAATCGGCACCGTCACCGGTCCGCTGAGCTGCTCCCAAAGAAGCGTATACGGCTGCGGGAAGTTATCATCCGTCACCGTCGTGTTAATGACGGCTGTGGCTGTGGCCGGATTGCCCGCATTGTTCAGCCAAATGTACTGGGAGGGCTTCTCCAGCTCCACCAGAGGTATCATATTGTTCGTATTAAACGTCCAGACAAACCCTCGCGTCGTTCCGGCAATGCTGTCATGCACATCCACCACCCAGTAATAGGTCGTGTTGACCTGAAGCATCCCCGAAGGAATCGCAACGGAATTGCCGCTGATACCGGTCGCCAGCGTGGTCAGCCCGTAGTCCGGGTCCAGCAGATTCGGCTCGGTGGTGCCGAGGAACACATCGCAGGTGATGACAGCACCTTCCTGACTGGGGGCTGGATTGGTCCAGCTCAGCTGAGCCAGCCGCGTGCTCTGGCT of Anaerohalosphaeraceae bacterium contains these proteins:
- a CDS encoding sodium:solute symporter family protein — encoded protein: MELFGFHPIDLLIILLYLSAITYIGQKAYGKIRSEEDFFLAGRSFNKLLQYFLNMGTLSDANSAIRTASFAFEKGLGGVWLMLIGVFTGPYYWFMAGWFRRVRLVTMAELFEERFKSKILPTIYALVGIWLSILILGIGYKASLRTFQAMTIKPPEKYTPAEAESVQLYERYRQLSKIQKTTPLNPQETAEYERLDALYKKGQISAFVSYTKPFWFYLIYTVFIGFYVTMGGFRAAAVTDILQGFLILLFSILLIPLALVALGGWTEFTRRIPDHMLFVFGSAGDEFAWNSIAALVLVTIIGITGHQGNMALNGSARDELTARIANIGGAYTKRILTIIWALCGLFAYALCSDLVADPDTAWGILSRHLLGPGLRGLMVAGILAANMSTLDAVCVYLSALFVRHIYKPFVPNKSPRHYINVSRLSIIGFLLLGIYVSVTTFSIIHLVKALPSLNIIFGAPVLLLLFWKRLTRIAVYVEVIACSIILAVLPHLLPCFEAVRHSPWLSQQTREQTVVRSVHASESDVQNGLAEEVGQLIRKPVRIPPVSIYYDNIARMNPEVPDSPYEGIGRLHTELIIAYFLGIDLPSLTPSALLTLRYLIAAVLPFVFLIPISLLTKDKGFHADIERFYARLKTPVYPDPQKDEEEVQKSYADPHRFDHLKLFPRSSWEFCKWTRTDTLGFLCSTAVTLGIILFFWGLIRLIAG
- a CDS encoding glycoside hydrolase 43 family protein, which encodes MVMNTRQRKVSGIVVFFWWTGWMCAFAAGGGLNESSTSQAVFVSKVWAADQGDGSYKNPVLHADYSDPDVIRVGNDYYMTASSFTSFPGLPILHSKDLVNWTLIGHAVSRYPNPDFNVPQHGKGIWAPSIRFQDGMFFIFWGDPDSGIYRVRSVRPEGPWEEPLLILPGKGLIDPCPLWDDNGKAWLVHAWAGSRAGVKSLLTLREMDWQATRVSQDARHIFDGHEKHPTIEGPKFYKRDGCYYIFAPGGGVTGGWQVVLRSKDIYGPYEDRIVLHQGSTPVNGPHQGGWVDTPSGQSWFLHFQDAGPYGRIIHLQPVVWKEGWPVMGTDSDGDGTGEPVLTWKKPDVGGVFPKMTPADSDEFDGDTLGLQWQWQANPNPAWFAKVRGTDYLRLFAVPLPAPEANFWQVPNLLLQKFPAPDFTATAKVRLVPEQQNIRGGLVVFGDDYSALELAVKEGTKILRLIVCMQAETGSREGLAAEIPIQTDTLILRVQVSSPNALCQFSYSLDGKEFVPAGRPFPAKPGRWVGAKVGLYCVSQAGSRAGGYLDVDWFRVE
- a CDS encoding PA14 domain-containing protein, with translation MKRWGIVWIGLLVFAGMISGAPSNPQPAVGESVDPDVLTLQWTPDADAVRSEIYLGTSAAAVAAAQKPTGDVDGSGAVDILDLVYVAAQWLDSPSSPCPDLDYSGGVDLADAAQVSRSWLSEPEVLYLGAVSGSFFAPGQLIPNKTYYWRVDTVRCSGIEKGTVWNFKTKRPAFPGAEGFGKWASGGRGGSVYHVTNLNDSGPGSFRDAVSAPNRTVVFDVGGVIRIGERIVVSKDITIAGQTAPGEGVVIYGNGLSYTDANRSITRHMRYRMGKVGTSGKDAVTIADGTDMIFDHCSISWGRDETFSISGGTGEDPGFITIQNCIIAQGLETHSCGGLIQDFNGVSLFRNLYIDNDTRNPKVKGVNEFINNVVYNWNDAAYILGDSEADSYANVIRNYFISGPNTGAAAFTRGNLNFHIYALNNWHDSNKNGVLDGAILDQAAYGTIDWQTVPYNYPGVKTMLGAPTAYRVAASQAGAVYPIRDRIDSRLIKELKSLGTSGQLISDENASPMYGVGILDGGICPTDTDQDGMPDYWEQSVSGLNPYGADHNGDADGNGYTNLEDYLNFLAVPHANVQKDRPRDINLRLFASGFDAGAAYTVFDAVNGTVQLLADGYTARFTPNAGYVGPARFSFTVNDSCVWTDTVLLLVSEYGGHALPPKYPSNLTQGLNYRYYSGTFEYLPDFALLTPTQQGTTANFDITQAAAADYFAYVFEGFIEIPADGLYTFYLNSDDGSKLYIDGGIVVSNDGVHGTQEAEGSTALLAGMHSIRVSYFEKDGNQRLEVRWAGPGFGKQLISNSVLYRGSVDLVPPSAPAGQWASASNGQVFLDWNDNTEADLAGYNVYRTTISGGNYTRLNDALIDASNFIDTSVSNSTFYHYVVTAVDESFNESQRSYEVSARPADSNDVSVIVQEWTAGFCLVEGTVDNNNAGFTGYGFANGTNAVGMGINWSVQIGRPGTYQLTWRFANGTTANRPADLLVNGAAVLSSIAFNPTGGWTTWSEVTGSVVLDAGTHLIRLEPTTSNGLANIDYLMITGPDVVPAACP